Proteins from a single region of Helicoverpa armigera isolate CAAS_96S chromosome 21, ASM3070526v1, whole genome shotgun sequence:
- the LOC110377149 gene encoding uncharacterized protein LOC110377149, whose translation MLFLINLVLCFSISAGVAVNSTDTLPQTVKDTINENTIKSLNETMENTRRILRGHAVQDTRPYMVYLRPASAADPKISETNWLCGGVIIHERYILTSAACIEDAKHFYVVSGLHKWVPIKDKHECITNGAKKAVWKCVPKSYYFDGDDFDNIRWMVGDIAVVKTEDNFNFERRIRGCDFIPKKIDFNNRSLELEKPGSVGSIAGWGSTDSFGDGALQHSFRSTINSPELLETDTQLISKANCKKRWEPRYHFIIDEHVICTRDITDDEAMASVCSEREVNCKELLYSDDEKDEYGEADDAVQPERRMMIEPSQLSIHTARHIPDARRTHKVSSGGFCENDHGGPLIVGQGKTAVVVGVMSACLTRDVTRKCYGPFLFTSVYRYRNLITCAIDKDLGPTCRKLLRSSKTPIIETNFDWTNHADGPAKEDHAIHRVHTEDPNKIYYPKPLFTSTHFRPVTRRALETTDRDDSVVL comes from the exons atgttgtttttgATCAATTTAGTACTGTGCTTTTCTATTTCAGCAGGAG TTGCCGTAAATAGCACAGACACATTACCACAAACAGTTAAGGATACAATAAATGAGAATACAATAAAGTCATTAAATGAGACCATGGAAAATACTAGAAGAATACTTAGAGGACATGCGGTCCAAGACACTAGACCGTATATG GTATACCTGAGACCAGCATCGGCTGCAGACCCTAAGATCTCCGAGACAAACTGGCTCTGCGGAGGTGTCATCATACACGAGAGATACATACTAACGTCAGCTGCTTGCATTGAGGATGCAAAGCATTTCTACGTTGTCTCTGGATTACATAA ATGGGTACCAATTAAAGACAAACATGAATGTATTACTAATGGGGCTAAGAAAGCAGTTTGGAAGTGCGTGCCCAAAT CTTACTACTTCGATGGCGACGACTTCGACAATATCCGCTGGATGGTGGGTGACATTGCCGTCGTGAAGACCGAAGACAATTTCAACTTCGAGCGTCGGATCAGAGGCTGTGACTTCATTCCCAAGAAGATTGACTTCAACAACCGTTCTCTTGAGCTGGAGAAGCCTGGTTCAGTTGGATCTATAGCTGGTTGGGGATCCACAGATAGCTTCGGAGAT GGGGCCCTGCAACATTCT TTCCGCAGTACAATAAATTCGCCTGAGTTGCTGGAGACAGATACTCAGTTGATTTCCAAGGCGAACTGCAAGAAGCGCTGGGAACCAAGATATCACTTCATCATCGATGAGCATGTGATCTGCACGAGGGATATTACTGATGATGAAGCTATGGCCTCTGTTTGTTCG GAACGCGAAGTAAACTGTAAGGAGTTACTGTACAGTGATGATGAGAAGGACGAGTATGGGGAAGCTGATGATGCCGTTCAACCAGAAAGACGAATGATGATAGAACCCAGTCAACTTTCCATTCATACTGCAAGACACATACCTGATGCTAGGCGGACTCACAAGGTCTCCAGTGGCGGTTTCTGTGAG AATGACCACGGTGGTCCCCTCATCGTCGGCCAAGGCAAGACTGCGGTGGTAGTTGGCGTGATGTCCGCTTGTCTCACCAGGGATGTTACCAGAAAATGCTATGGACCCTTCCTCTTCACCAGCGTGTATCGGTACAGGAACCTCATCACCTGTGCCATCGATAAAGATCTTGG GCCGACCTGCAGAAAATTACTGAGATCTTCGAAAACTCCGATAATCGAAACTAATTTCGATTGGACGAATCATGCAGACGG GCCTGCAAAAGAGGACCACGCGATTCACAGGGTCCACACTGAAGATCCCAATAAGATATATTATCCGAAGCCTTTATTTACCTCTACACATTTCCGACCAGTGACGAGACGAGCCCTTGAAACTACAGACAGAGATGATTCGGTCGTCTTGTGA
- the LOC110377128 gene encoding uncharacterized protein LOC110377128: MKTFYSRNVFYIISTICCYLGVSSIEVATVMPKKVENILKKTNLSEVKDILNNSRRIVIGTEALNNRPYMVYLKLPTNNPKYKDYRRWLCGGVIIHDEYILTSAACIEDAKHFYIVSGTFRHDEADDRYSNPCIKNGAKKAIWKCIPRNYVFDGHENDNIRWMNNDIAIVRVEDEFDFTRRVRGCDFIPRPVCYNNQSAKLEEPDSTASIAGWGSTFRYNDNNNADAGKQNLLETNVIIIPKQQCKQRWGRRYHNIIENYMICTKDIVPDLSEICSEKYVDCTDVQYSDSEEGGTRRVLNPNQLVLHSAYHNASGRRQNIGSGGFCENDHGGPLVAGEGVNAMIIGIISACLVKENTNRCYGPFLYTSVYKNRALINCAVFKDAQSSCDKLFRSDVTHTETEISWADHPDGPAKNEITKVAEKKAEEIKRRQLALNESVATNWSTTIHPKLLDAAQEHSGVVVRSEDVANKTATTTPKANSTSR, from the exons atgaaaacattttattctagaaatgtattttatattataagcaCAATATGTTGTTATTTAG GTGTATCTTCGATAGAAGTAGCGACAGTTATGCCGAAAaaggttgaaaatattttgaaaaagactAACTTATCCGAAGTAAAGGACATTCTTAATAATTCAAGAAGGATTGTTATCGGAACTGAAGCTCTTAATAATAGGCCTTACATG GTATACTTGAAGCTACCAACTAACAATCCGAAATATAAAGACTATAGGCGATGGCTGTGCGGCGGGGTTATCATCCACGACGAATACATTCTCACTTCTGCCGCTTGCATTGAAGAcgctaaacatttttatatcgtCTCTGGAACTTTTAG GCATGACGAAGCTGATGATCGATACTCAAATCCTTGCATAAAAAATGGAGCGAAGAAAGCAATTTGGAAATGTATTCCTAGAA ATTATGTATTCGACGGTCATGAGAACGACAACATTCGATGGATGAACAACGACATTGCAATTGTGAGAGTAGAAGATGAGTTTGATTTCACCCGTCGCGTGAGAGGCTGTGACTTCATTCCTAGACCAGTCTGTTATAACAATCAGAGCGCTAAGCTTGAAGAGCCAGATTCTACTGCCAGTATAGCCGGATGGGGCAGCACGTTTCGATATAATGAT aataataACGCAGATGCTGGGAAGCAGAATCTTCTGGAAACCAACGTTATTATCATACCGAAGCAACAGTGCAAGCAACGGTGGGGACGTCGGTACCACAACATCATAGAAAACTACATGATTTGCACGAAAGATATCGTCCCTGACCTCTCTGAAATATGTTCG GAGAAATACGTGGACTGCACTGATGTGCAGTATTCGGATTCAGAGGAAGGTGGAACGAGACGAGTACTTAACCCTAATCAGCTGGTGCTTCATTCTGCGTACCACAACGCGTCTGGTAGGAGACAGAACATAGGCAGTGGAGGGTTTTGTGAG AATGATCACGGTGGTCCCTTGGTGGCCGGTGAAGGCGTCAACGCTATGATCATTGGCATTATTTCAGCTTGCCTCGTTAAAGAAAACACAAATAGATGCTATGGACCTTTCTTATACACCAGCGTTTACAAGAACAGGGCCCTTATAAACTGCGCTGTATTCAAAGACGCACA ATCTTCGTGTGACAAATTATTTAGATCTGATGTAACTCATACAGAAACAGAAATCAGCTGGGCTGATCATCCTGATgg TCCAGCAAAGAACGAAATTACAAAGGTTGCAGAGAAAAAAGCAGAAGAAATTAAAAGACGTCAATTAGCTCTGAATGAGTCAGTAGCAACAAACTGGTCTACTACCATACATCCCAAGTTACTTGATGCAGCCCAAGAGCATAGTGGAGTAGTCGTGAGGTCCGAAGATGTAGCCAATAAAACAGCCACCACCACACCTAAAGCAAATAGTACATCTCGTTGA
- the LOC110377130 gene encoding uncharacterized protein LOC110377130 isoform X2, whose protein sequence is MKCFITIFLVVLGFIDVRAMVVTTHVPTELHSILNETRRIINGDEVTDSRPYMVFLKLPRSNQKQGNYRTWLCGGVIIHEEYILTSAACIEDAEHFYIVSGTYKYADDDDRYNNPCIKNGAKKAIWKCVPKNYVFDGHENDNIRWMNNDIAIVKIEDGFDFTRRIRGCDFIPKPVCYNNQSQTLENPGTIVSLAGWGTTSRYNDWVNRRKENQQNLLEAHVEIIPKNRCKRRWGSRYHNIIDNYMICTKDVGLTMSEICNEKYVDCQDINYSDEEDMRRDTNSQKSEKVPTNLVMHSAYQDDAVKNVMVSGNSSRRNAALADGGFCENDHGGPLVYGSGVNSIVIGVISACLVKERSNKCYGPFLYTSIFKNRQFISCAIYKDVEPKCRRQFRSGVTHVEKVFSWVNHPDGPAKNELPKEKLAELQALQAAEAEADAEVNAAVAKEVPAANNQPVVRAHDAPTTKKSDKVFAGSGFILRSGNETITELPINIKINNITI, encoded by the exons ATGAAGTGTTTTATAACTATATTTCTTGTAGTTTTGGGTTTTATAG aTGTCAGAGCTATGGTAGTAACAACACACGTGCCTACAGAGCTACATTCTATATTAAATGAGACACGTAGAATTATAAACGGAGACGAGGTTACAGATAGTAGACCGTACATG GTCTTCTTAAAACTACCACGTTCTAATCAAAAGCAAGGAAACTACAGGACTTGGTTATGTGGTGGCGTGATCATACATGAAGAGTATATATTAACTTCTGCTGCTTGCATTGAAGATGCGGAACATTTCTACATAGTTTCTGGAACTTACAA atacgctgatgatgatgacagataTAATAATCCTTGCATCAAAAATGGAGCGAAGAAAGCTATATGGAAGTGCGTTCCCAAAA aCTATGTTTTTGATGGACACGAGAATGATAACATCAGATGGATGAACAACGATATAGCCATAGTCAAGATTGAAGATGGTTTTGACTTCACAAGAAGGATTAGAGGTTGCGACTTCATTCCCAAACCAGTTTGTTATAACAATCAGAGTCAAACTTTGGAGAATCCTGGAACTATTGTCTCTTTGGCTGGATGGGGTACGACATCTAGGTATAATGAT TGGGTGAACAGGAGGAAAGAAAACCAACAGAACTTGTTAGAAGCTCACGTGGAAATTATACCTAAAAACCGATGCAAGCGCCGCTGGGGATCCCGTTACCACAATATTATTGACAACTACATGATCTGCACAAAAGACGTTGGACTGACTATGTCTGAAATTTGTAAT GAAAAATACGTAGATTGTCAAGACATAAACTATTCAGATGAAGAAGATATGAGAAGAGACACGAATAGCCAAAAGTCAGAAAAGGTTCCTACAAACTTGGTTATGCACTCTGCTTATCAAGACGATGCTGTGAAAAATGTAATGGTCAGTGGTAACTCCAGCAGAAGAAACGCAGCCTTAGCTGACGGAGGTTTTTGTGAG AATGACCACGGCGGACCCCTCGTTTACGGTTCCGGAGTAAATTCTATCGTTATCGGCGTCATCTCTGCTTGTCTCGTCAAAGAGCGGTCAAACAAATGCTACGGACCCTTCCTCTATACCAGTATATTCAAGAACCGGCAATTCATATCTTGTGCCATCTATAAAGACGTTGA ACCTAAGTGCCGAAGACAATTCAGATCGGGCGTGACGCATGTAGAAAAAGTGTTTTCATGGGTGAATCATCCCGAtgg GCCTGCGAAGAACGAGCTACCTAAAGAAAAGCTGGCTGAACTGCAGGCATTACAAGCTGCAGAAGCAGAGGCTGATGCCGAAGTTAACGCGGCTGTTGCTAAAGAGGTTCCTGCAGCCAACAACCAACCAGTTGTCAGAGCCCACGATGCACCAACAACAAAGAAATCAGACAAAGTCTTTGCAGGAAGCGGCTTCATTCTCCGGTCAGGGAACGAAACGATCACGGAATTGccgataaatattaaaataaataacatcacaatttaa
- the LOC110377130 gene encoding uncharacterized protein LOC110377130 isoform X1, with protein MKCFITIFLVVLGFIVSDVRAMVVTTHVPTELHSILNETRRIINGDEVTDSRPYMVFLKLPRSNQKQGNYRTWLCGGVIIHEEYILTSAACIEDAEHFYIVSGTYKYADDDDRYNNPCIKNGAKKAIWKCVPKNYVFDGHENDNIRWMNNDIAIVKIEDGFDFTRRIRGCDFIPKPVCYNNQSQTLENPGTIVSLAGWGTTSRYNDWVNRRKENQQNLLEAHVEIIPKNRCKRRWGSRYHNIIDNYMICTKDVGLTMSEICNEKYVDCQDINYSDEEDMRRDTNSQKSEKVPTNLVMHSAYQDDAVKNVMVSGNSSRRNAALADGGFCENDHGGPLVYGSGVNSIVIGVISACLVKERSNKCYGPFLYTSIFKNRQFISCAIYKDVEPKCRRQFRSGVTHVEKVFSWVNHPDGPAKNELPKEKLAELQALQAAEAEADAEVNAAVAKEVPAANNQPVVRAHDAPTTKKSDKVFAGSGFILRSGNETITELPINIKINNITI; from the exons ATGAAGTGTTTTATAACTATATTTCTTGTAGTTTTGGGTTTTATAG tttcagaTGTCAGAGCTATGGTAGTAACAACACACGTGCCTACAGAGCTACATTCTATATTAAATGAGACACGTAGAATTATAAACGGAGACGAGGTTACAGATAGTAGACCGTACATG GTCTTCTTAAAACTACCACGTTCTAATCAAAAGCAAGGAAACTACAGGACTTGGTTATGTGGTGGCGTGATCATACATGAAGAGTATATATTAACTTCTGCTGCTTGCATTGAAGATGCGGAACATTTCTACATAGTTTCTGGAACTTACAA atacgctgatgatgatgacagataTAATAATCCTTGCATCAAAAATGGAGCGAAGAAAGCTATATGGAAGTGCGTTCCCAAAA aCTATGTTTTTGATGGACACGAGAATGATAACATCAGATGGATGAACAACGATATAGCCATAGTCAAGATTGAAGATGGTTTTGACTTCACAAGAAGGATTAGAGGTTGCGACTTCATTCCCAAACCAGTTTGTTATAACAATCAGAGTCAAACTTTGGAGAATCCTGGAACTATTGTCTCTTTGGCTGGATGGGGTACGACATCTAGGTATAATGAT TGGGTGAACAGGAGGAAAGAAAACCAACAGAACTTGTTAGAAGCTCACGTGGAAATTATACCTAAAAACCGATGCAAGCGCCGCTGGGGATCCCGTTACCACAATATTATTGACAACTACATGATCTGCACAAAAGACGTTGGACTGACTATGTCTGAAATTTGTAAT GAAAAATACGTAGATTGTCAAGACATAAACTATTCAGATGAAGAAGATATGAGAAGAGACACGAATAGCCAAAAGTCAGAAAAGGTTCCTACAAACTTGGTTATGCACTCTGCTTATCAAGACGATGCTGTGAAAAATGTAATGGTCAGTGGTAACTCCAGCAGAAGAAACGCAGCCTTAGCTGACGGAGGTTTTTGTGAG AATGACCACGGCGGACCCCTCGTTTACGGTTCCGGAGTAAATTCTATCGTTATCGGCGTCATCTCTGCTTGTCTCGTCAAAGAGCGGTCAAACAAATGCTACGGACCCTTCCTCTATACCAGTATATTCAAGAACCGGCAATTCATATCTTGTGCCATCTATAAAGACGTTGA ACCTAAGTGCCGAAGACAATTCAGATCGGGCGTGACGCATGTAGAAAAAGTGTTTTCATGGGTGAATCATCCCGAtgg GCCTGCGAAGAACGAGCTACCTAAAGAAAAGCTGGCTGAACTGCAGGCATTACAAGCTGCAGAAGCAGAGGCTGATGCCGAAGTTAACGCGGCTGTTGCTAAAGAGGTTCCTGCAGCCAACAACCAACCAGTTGTCAGAGCCCACGATGCACCAACAACAAAGAAATCAGACAAAGTCTTTGCAGGAAGCGGCTTCATTCTCCGGTCAGGGAACGAAACGATCACGGAATTGccgataaatattaaaataaataacatcacaatttaa
- the LOC110377127 gene encoding uncharacterized protein LOC110377127, which yields MTNHILLLATFIFLLGPVLSNSTKKEKKDDPVKPHHSKHHSKSGNSSADEVEEIADEGWNYENTTTVDARRILFSKRTEKGKRPYMVYLQLTKESAKAHKYRGWLCGGVIVDPYYVLTSAACVEDADRFYIVSGTTKFVDSFDYKNDECVCKHRRKVVWKCIPKNYKFDFQDSIKWSSNDIAIVKVDKAFKFGVQEKGCEFGTDLIMYNNISREMEKPGTKGWIAGWGSGNNFREGVYRRQKETGTAHIPKNSKCLQEAKVCVMDNEQCAKKWAQRFREIITQYMICTKDVMKRLSEVCDKRYANCTDVESRRQTDVEVPTKTINVDLGRHLRDPDDYTARRSSMQGGFCENDHGGPLIVRYQGKERVIGVISACKIDPKSHSCHGPFLYTSIYRNRQFISCAIHKDVEENCRRVFRSGITHEEWSVSWDNADDDDDDGMGDNRDEKPAGGDEKSSDESGSKEVLRQLSDDKKKTEKKKEKASKEKEEAESGSEAEEEKATTEKPKKEEKKHDSEKAEKHKKKSKSKKHKPKSEDKPEAKSKEASSPKAKSKESSEEIQVRGQVKDPATYESSHDDNVNDPDNE from the exons ATGACGAATCATATATTGCTTCTGGCGacatttatatttctattag GTCCTGTACTTTCAAATTCAacgaagaaagaaaaaaaagatgACCCTGTAAAGCCACATCATTCAAAACACCATTCAAAATCTGGTAATTCGTCAGCTGATGAAGTTGAAGAAATAGCGGACGAAGGTTGGAACTATGAGAATACCACTACGGTTGATGCTAGAAGAATTCTCTTCAGCAAAAGAACAGAAAAGGGGAAAAGACCTTATATG GTATATCTCCAACTGACAAAAGAGTCTGCCAAAGCCCACAAGTACCGCGGCTGGTTATGCGGAGGTGTCATCGTGGATCCCTACTACGTACTGACATCAGCTGCCTGCGTTGAAGATGCTGATCGTTTCTACATCGTCTCTGGCACCACCAAATTCGTTGACAGCTTCGATTATAAGAACGACGAGTGCGTTTGCAAGCATCGGCGTAAAGTTGTCTGGAAATGTATCCCTAAAA ACTACAAATTCGACTTCCAAGACAGCATCAAGTGGTCCTCCAACGATATCGCTATAGTGAAAGTAGATAAAGCCTTCAAGTTCGGTGTTCAGGAGAAGGGTTGCGAGTTCGGCACTGATCTCATTATGTATAACAACATCAGTAGGGAAATGGAGAAACCTGGTACTAAAGGCTGGATCGCTGGATGGGGTAGCGGTAATAATTTCAGAGAG GGCGTATATCGTCGTCAAAAAGAAACTGGAACAGCGCACATTCCCAAAAACAGCAAATGCCTGCAAGAAGCCAAAGTATGCGTTATGGACAACGAGCAGTGCGCCAAGAAATGGGCTCAGAGGTTCAGGGAGATTATCACTCAATACATGATCTGCACCAAAGATGTGATGAAGAGGCTTAGCGAAGTGTGTGAC AAAAGATACGCCAACTGCACTGATGTGGAGTCAAGACGTCAAACTGATGTTGAAGTTCCGACCAAAACTATCAACGTGGACTTGGGAAGACATTTGAGAGACCCTGATGACTACACAGCAAGGAGATCGTCGATGCAAGGAGGATTTTGTgag AACGACCACGGTGGTCCTTTGATCGTAAGATATCAAGGCAAAGAGCGAGTAATTGGAGTTATATCAGCTTGTAAGATTGACCCTAAGAGTCACAGTTGTCACGGACCCTTCTTGTACACTTCAATCTACAGAAATCGTCAATTTATATCCTGTGCTATTCATAAGGACGTTGA gGAGAATTGCAGAAGGGTGTTCCGATCTGGCATCACGCATGAAGAATGGTCGGTGAGCTGGGATAATGCGGA tgacgatgatgatgacggtATGGGAGACAATAG AGACGAGAAACCAGCTGGAGG TGACGAGAAGTCTTCAGATGAAAG tggCTCAAAAGAAGTTTTGAGACAACTCAG CGACGACAAAAAGAagacagaaaagaaaaaagaaaaagcttCCAAGGAAAAAGAAGAAGCTGAGTCCGGTTCAGAGGCCGAAGAAGAGAAAGCAACAACAGAAAAACCGAAGAAAGAGGAGAAAAAACACGATTCAGAAAAAGCAGAGAAACACAAGAAGAAGTCTAAATCTAAGAAACACAAGCCCAAGTCGGAAGATAAGCCTGAAGCTAAGTCTAAAGAAGCAAGCAGTCCTAAAGCTAAGTCTAAAGAATCTTCAGAAGAGATCCAAGTGAGAGGTCAGGTGAAAGACCCTGCGACCTACGAGTCCAGTCATGACGATAATGTAAATGATCCAGATAATGAATAG
- the LOC110377134 gene encoding uncharacterized protein LOC110377134: MIPIILMCLLQTCLCQSPEVTYLLNLDSQMECCDSESEEFVDVSGVTVARYNETIAYMYGDIKFLKDVGPDTMVELILQKEASGKYEVMATHEICDLCSEVMKGPESDYYSYMKYFGIPEECPFAAGDYPIKEFILDTDDLPLNSNTAGRYQAFMTMYQNPERDCKKNKEFMLCLTMKLLIELD; this comes from the exons ATGATACCTATTATATTGATGTGTTTGTTGCAAACGTGTTTATGCCAGTCTCCTGAAGTG ACGTATTTGCTGAACTTGGACTCCCAAATGGAGTGCTGCGACTCCGAAAGCGAGGAGTTTGTGGACGTTTCGGGAGTGACCGTGGCTCGGTACAACGAGACTATAGCCTACATGTATGGAGACATCAAATTCCTTAAGGATGTTGGCCCTGACACAATG gtaGAATTAATTCTTCAAAAAGAAGCTTCTGGTAAATACGAAGTGATGGCTACTCACGAGATTTGTGATCTATGCTCTGAAGTCATGAAGGGACCTGAAAGTGATTATTATTCATACATGAAGTACTTCGGTATACCTGAGGAATGCCCTTTTGCTGCG GGCGATTATCCTATAAAAGAGTTTATCCTGGACACCGATGACCTACCCCTGAACAGCAACACAGCAGGCAGGTACCAAGCTTTTATGACCATGTACCAGAACCCAGAAAGGGATTGCAAGAAAAATAAGGAGTTCATGTTATGCCTCACTATGAAGCTTCTAATTGAATTGGACTGA
- the Lost gene encoding LOW QUALITY PROTEIN: methenyltetrahydrofolate synthase domain-containing protein (The sequence of the model RefSeq protein was modified relative to this genomic sequence to represent the inferred CDS: substituted 1 base at 1 genomic stop codon): MWRETKGNKLLLSSSKSLQKSSRLRXIIKMQNGDGTPNAADNTKKPVPEEITKHSFRLKVWRHLETNGLAMFPRPVYNRIPNFKGAPEAAAKLAELDVFKNASTVKVNPDKPQEAVRVLCLEQHKTLYVPVPRLQKGFLNRLELPEGETGPAAIRKAVSRNGMESYGKPIGIEDSVSLDLVVMGSVAVSKEGYRIGKGRGYGDLEFGLMMHMKAIKPNTLVATTVHDCQVFDTLPAELFGPHDVPIDIIITPTQVIQTQRMSQRPAGILWHLLSNRRIELMPILGQLREIEMLAGRACTLKEVDTDVEERAAQRPRRLRRRTRSHKSHSEGEGNTTEGEEGKGGGKARRSARRRNSHKSASKDNDKPRRPKRQRPDIDFSVKISNISPNTRVRDLKQALSERGVKPQIMVWKGFRGFCYLHFFKPSPQKGEGDSGSGVSMESVLAALAQMSLGGSGAAPGEPPRDDKPRLLCVEPAPPRHQPIAAEVQ; this comes from the exons ATGTGGAGGGAAACCAAGGGAAACAAACTTTTATTGTC ATCATCGAAATCCTTGCAGAAGAGCTCCCGATTGCGGTAAATTATCAAAATGCAGAACGGAGACGGTACGCCAAACGCCGCGGATAACA CCAAGAAACCGGTGCCGGAGGAGATAACGAAGCATTCGTTCCGACTGAAAGTATGGCGTCATCTGGAGACCAATGGCCTGGCCATGTTCCCGAGGCCAGTTTACAACAGGATCCCAAACTTCAAGGGGGCCCCGGAGGCCGCTGCGAAGTTGGCAGAGCTGGATGTCTTCAAGAATGCTAGCACCGTGAAAGTCAACCCTGATAAGCCGCAGGAGGCTGTAAG GGTCCTCTGCCTGGAGCAACACAAGACCCTGTACGTGCCGGTGCCTCGTCTGCAGAAAGGGTTCCTAAACCGGCTGGAACTGCCCGAAGGAGAGACTGGCCCCGCAGCCATCAGGAAGGCTGTCTCGCGCAACGGAATGGAGTCCTATGGAAAACCTATTG GCATAGAAGATTCCGTTTCGCTGGACTTGGTCGTGATGGGATCAGTCGCCGTCTCCAAGGAAGGATACCGCATCGGCAAGGGAAGAG GCTACGGAGACCTGGAGTTCGGTCTGATGATGCACATGAAAGCTATCAAGCCAAACACATTGGTCGCCACTACTGTGCACGATTGCCAG gTGTTCGATACACTGCCGGCCGAGCTATTCGGGCCACATGATGTCCCCATTGACATCATTATCACGCCAACACag GTGATACAAACTCAACGCATGAGCCAGCGACCGGCAGGCATTCTGTGGCATCTGCTGTCCAACCGCCGTATTGAGCTCATGCCGATACTGGGACAGCTCAGAGAGATCGAGATgct TGCGGGGCGGGCGTGCACGCTGAAGGAGGTGGACACGGACGTGGAGGAGCGCGCGGCGCAGCGCCCGCGCCGGCTGCGGCGCCGCACGCGCTCGCACAAGAGCCACAGCGAGGGAGAG GGCAACACGACAGAGGGCGAGGAAGGCAAGGGCGGCGGCAAGGCTCGGCGCTCGGCGCGGCGACGCAACAGCCACAAGTCCGCCAGCAAGGACAACGACAAGCCGCGCCGCCCCAAGCGCCAGCGACCCGACATCGACTTTTCCGTCAAG ATATCCAACATCAGTCCGAATACGAGAGTGCGCGACCTGAAACAGGCGCTGTCTGAACGCGGAGTCAAGCCACAGATCATGGTCTGGAAG GGATTCCGTGGCTTCTGTTACTTACATTTCTTCAAGCCAAGTCCGCAAAAG GGTGAAGGCGACAGCGGGTCTGGCGTGAGCATGGAGAGCGTGCTGGCGGCGCTGGCGCAGATGTCGCTGGGCGGCAGCGGCGCGGCGCCGGGCGAGCCGCCGCGCGACGACAAGCCGCGCCTGCTGTGCGTCGAGCCCGCGCCGCCCCGCCACCAGCCCATCGCTGCAGAG GTTCAGTGA